One Plasmodium knowlesi strain H genome assembly, chromosome: 10 genomic window carries:
- a CDS encoding sporozoite surface antigen MB2, putative, with amino-acid sequence MFGDWFLAPTILLILLYILPCANPNFCYAYKLPRGKVTTWVFNPCVELRQRKSSPLGPIYGSRDNFEATKRIVSISDGDIPRTLDLLGFPSRGSKAKGWNAARSFIERVGLTQKKWQNGNTNRRNVRKKKNTYLFLFTRDHIEYPPIRQKAKGRDSAIYGRSPKKIEHSSKEGTSPRGDEEGRNSKSVRNEELITSQEEKYKKRKYAKVKDEKKKKKENLQKGDGEGFTEVVTSLQKKEVKQGKDLSKLGSKLIYGENNDPREAITDDSIRRSTSPMRNKQKIKNKFVHTNDGGNTHSIYGQGVPSSYYKKKRIEKEASYKDSQQENAGIDAYKYPLVKESYSKLRTPEGDTPSEDNIGKTFEGEVYSVSPNAIIVKIKNTNLFGMLFKKRCNFGDDVEDLNEYFKVKQKIFVKVLGINMKKKLYYLGNIIKYNPDVELKIGDTSKGLITKLCESYVFVKVLKNGSTGYLHRSKVFSPSEAHVGEENKGRHNHRWNDLLRRIQFTEIFKIWDIIDVEIYEKPDVNFKSNYILTIPEESKTFSKVLTYFDSLSEKLPHEEEVNQVGGENIVDQAEGNLFLNEGGSIPLDDPSGEGATDNRKRRSRTSYTKEGHHTNPTHEQEKNMTTRGTPFLKKSKETIHKDRASTKLYRVPENASLSVFAKITKISLSSLKKFFIINESREYHSGHALSSDQIKKASDHFKISCVVDVGEEFQLEGDPGEGSTVEAATPDVCPTRESNLADDVVATTLESSPGKGRNKEEEKEKEIQGGVKANSKGEIKFGKKSDRVVSKPARISSPMEDPIEKNKKRNIVVTFIGHINHGKTSLFDYICKTNERDKEKGLITQNIRAFKVKSRNNDFTFTLIDTPGHEAFMPIRSRGVKISDVSILVISGEEGIQEQTVECIKLIKEHDIRIVIAVTKMDLPNVSVDRIVNDLVYHEIYTEMNGGDVQVVPCSIMNADSMDKLVDAVYLESEFLELPLEENKDGQGVILDSYVDRNGIVSINLVQSGTLRVNDYFYTGSSYGKVKMMKDHLNKKVNFACASDPVMVVGYEKNSIPVAGDKFYVVKNETIAEEIAQHHRNELLASQMRDFSYGQEEGSLDRYQEYIIREGAIPSDEQQKQKDANDHSQLEETATQEDSPQGEDSPEDNPTEKINNEREIKNFQEKDLRTVYVSYFIKCDKQGTIDVLKNCLQKLQVNDTLHRVRNKIVYSSIGDITASDITYAQSFDAIIIGFNVKLSKSFPKNGKNITSGGKSNSRIIYVNVLYDLIEEVENVMKEKLSSKPRGTYKGQASILKVFNVSKLGKVAGCVITSGTVNNNSNVRILRNDKVIHIGKIVSLKIGKEEKEQIKQGEECGMGFDNFVDFLPGDTVESYEE; translated from the coding sequence ATGTTCGGCGACTGGTTCCTTGCACCAACTATATTGCTCATCTTACTATATATCCTTCCTTGCGCGAACCCCAACTTCTGCTACGCTTATAAGTTACCTAGAGGAAAAGTTACCACTTGGGTATTTAACCCATGTGTGGAATTAAGACAAAGGAAAAGTTCTCCCCTCGGACCGATCTACGGTAGTAGGGATAATTTTGAGGCAACTAAAAGGATCGTTAGCATTTCTGATGGGGATATACCTAGAACACTTGATCTCTTGGGATTCCCATCGAGGGGGAGTAAAGCCAAAGGTTGGAACGCGGCACGTAGTTTTATCGAAAGGGTAGGGTTGACACAGAAGAAGTGGCAGAACGGAAACACAAACAGGAGaaatgtgagaaaaaaaaaaaatacatatctGTTCCTGTTTACGAGAGACCATATTGAATATCCACCCATCAGACAAAAGGCCAAGGGACGGGATTCCGCCATCTATGGGAGATCCCCCAAAAAAATCGAACACAGCAGTAAAGAGGGCACAAGCCCCCGTGGGGACGAAGAGGGAAGGAATAGTAAAAGTGTTAGGAATGAAGAACTAATAACTTCACAGGaggaaaagtacaaaaagagaaagtatgcaaaagtgaaggacgaaaaaaaaaaaaaaaaagaaaatttgcaaaagggCGATGGAGAAGGATTCACCGAGGTAGTAACCTCtttgcagaaaaaagaagtgaaGCAGGGGAAGGACTTATCAAAACTTGGAAGTAAGTTAATATATGGTGAGAACAATGATCCGAGGGAGGCTATCACAGATGATTCGATCAGAAGAAGTACCTCCCCCATGAGGAATAAGCAAAagattaaaaataaatttgtgcACACCAATGACGGGGGGAATACCCACAGCATATATGGACAAGGCGTACCATCTTCGTATTATAAAAAGAAGCGAATTGAAAAGGAGGCAAGTTACAAGGACAGTCAACAAGAGAACGCCGGAATTGATGCATACAAATACCCCCTCGTAAAAGAGAGCTATTCTAAATTGAGAACCCCTGAGGGAGATACGCCCAGTGAAGACAACATCGGGAAAACCTTCGAAGGTGAAGTATATTCAGTAAGTCCAAATGCAATTatagtgaaaataaaaaatacaaaccTTTTTGGAATGCTCTTTAAAAAGAGATGTAACTTTGGAGATGATGTGGAAGATCTGAATGAGTATTTCAAagtgaaacaaaaaattttcgtaAAAGTGTTaggaataaatatgaaaaaaaagttgtattACTTGggaaatataattaaatacAATCCAGATGTGGAGTTGAAAATTGGAGATACATCAAAGGGATTAATCACCAAGTTGTGCGAATCGTACGTATTTGTTAAGGTTctgaaaaatggaagcacTGGGTATCTACATAGGTCGAAAGTGTTTTCCCCATCTGAAGCACATGTAGGGGAGGAGAACAAGGGTAGACATAACCACAGGTGGAACGACTTATTAAGAAGGATACAATTTACAGAGATATTTAAAATCTGGGATATTATAGATGTAGAAATTTATGAGAAACCTGATGTGAACTTTAAATCCAACTATATATTAACCATCCCCGAGGAGTCCAAGACATTTTCCAAGGTGCTTACCTATTTTGATTCCTTGTCGGAGAAACTCCCACATGAAGAGGAAGTGAATCAGGTAGGAGGTGAAAACATTGTAGATCAAGCGGAGGGAAATCTATTTCTGAATGAAGGGGGGAGTATCCCGTTGGACGATCCCTCAGGCGAAGGTGCAACTGACAACAGGAAGAGGAGAAGTAGAACAAGTTACACAAAAGAGGGACATCATACAAACCCAACTCATGAACAAGAGAAAAACATGACAACACGCGgtaccccttttttaaaaaaaagtaaagagaCGATCCATAAGGATAGAGCATCGACGAAGTTGTATCGGGTGCCTGAAAATGCAAGTTTGTCTGTTTTTgcgaaaattacaaaaatatcGTTATCGTCGttgaaaaagttttttataattaacgAGAGTAGGGAATACCATTCGGGACATGCACTCAGCTCGGATCAGATAAAGAAAGCGAGCGACCATTTTAAGATTAGCTGTGTGGTCGACGTTGGTGAGGAGTTCCAATTGGAGGGCGACCCCGGCGAAGGTAGTACCGTGGAAGCGGCTACCCCAGATGTTTGTCCAACGAGGGAAAGTAACCTCGCAGACGATGTGGTCGCTACTACTCTGGAAAGCTCACccgggaagggaaggaacaaagaggaggagaaggagaaggaaattcaAGGCGGTGTGAAGGCAAACTCCAAAGGGGAAATCAAATTCGGGAAAAAGAGTGACCGAGTGGTGAGTAAGCCTGCGCGTATTTCTTCGCCAATGGAAGATCCAAtcgagaaaaataaaaagagaaacattGTAGTGACATTTATCGGGCATATCAACCATGGAAAAACGTCGCTCTTCGATTATATATGCAAGACGAACGAGAGGGATAAGGAGAAGGGACTCATAACTCAAAATATAAGAGCCTTCAAAGTGAAGTCGAGAAATAATGATTTCACATTTACACTGATTGATACCCCAGGACATGAAGCCTTCATGCCCATTCGAAGCAGAGGTGTTAAAATATCTGATGTAAGCATTTTAGTTATTtctggagaagaaggaatacaGGAGCAGACAGTGGAGTGTATTAAGCTGATTAAAGAACATGACATACGAATTGTAATCGCAGTTACCAAGATGGATTTGCCGAACGTATCGGTGGATAGAATTGTTAATGATTTAGTGTATCATGAAATATATACCGAAATGAATGGCGGAGATGTTCAAGTGGTTCCTTGTTCCATTATGAATGCAGATTCTATGGACAAACTAGTAGATGCAGTATATTTAGAATCCGAATTTTTGGAGTTACCATTAGAGGAGAATAAAGATGGACAGGGAGTTATCCTAGATTCGTACGTTGATAGAAATGGAATCGTATCCATTAACTTAGTGCAAAGTGGAACCCTGCGTGTGAATGATTATTTCTACACAGGATCATCCTACGGGAAGgtgaaaatgatgaaggatCACTTGAACAAAAAGGTAAATTTTGCATGCGCCTCAGACCCAGTGATGGTGGTAGGTTATGAGAAGAACTCCATTCCTGTCGCAGGAGACAAATTTTATGTCGTAAAGAATGAGACAATCGCGGAGGAAATTGCACAACACCACAGGAATGAGTTACTAGCTTCACAGATGCGGGACTTTAGTTATGgacaagaagaaggaagccTGGATCGATATCAAGAGTACATAATTAGGGAGGGCGCCATTCCCTCCGATGAGCAACAAAAGCAGAAGGATGCAAATGATCACTCACAGTTGGAAGAAACTGCAACGCAGGAAGACTCCCCCCAAGGAGAAGATAGCCCCGAAGATAACcccacagaaaaaattaacaacgaAAGGgagattaaaaattttcaagaAAAAGATCTCAGGACAGTATACGTAAGTTACTTTATCAAATGTGATAAGCAAGGTACGATtgatgttttaaaaaattgtctcCAAAAATTACAAGTCAATGATACACTGCACCGAGTTCGAAACAAAATTGTCTATTCCAGTATCGGAGATATCACTGCCAGTGATATTACGTATGCTCAAAGTTTTGACGCTATCATTATTGGATTCAATGTTAAGCTTTCTAAGAGCTTCCCAAAGAATGGAAAGAACATCACGAGCGGTGGAAAATCAAATAGCCGAATTATTTATGTGAATGTTTTGTACGATCTGATTGAAGAGGTGGAAAATGtaatgaaggagaaactgAGTTCGAAACCGAGGGGCACATATAAAGGACAGGCAAGTATTTTAAAAGTTTTTAATGTATCCAAACTGGGTAAGGTGGCCGGGTGTGTGATCACCAGTGGCACCGTTAACAACAATAGCAACGTGAGAATTTTGAGGAACGACAAAGTCATCCAcattggaaaaattgtgtcgCTTAAAATTGgcaaggaggagaaggagcaAATCAAGCAGGGCGAAGAGTGTGGCATGGGCTTTGATAACTTTGTGGATTTTCTCCCGGGGGATACGGTCGAATCGTATGAAGAGTAG
- a CDS encoding major facilitator superfamily domain-containing protein, putative, which translates to MDVTSALLDKSDNVAGDPSDLVQGEKKFFFSSIGKAHLINVLYGIGYTIQIAMLPYMLISSKAGIEHNGYLLTLFSLLQFLGSMFFGRLADIWGVKNSFYLSLCSSSLMYLMLPACRDTWAYYVSFLPSFFMQAFQASSLLVCLKTDSQNRTAAIGYLNLSYGMGIILGSLIAGFMVNFVGSRGNLLIALASQIVALYVAKTLNQDPKLLRPVNLGEIKIKEMFSSMQKEYIRILNLFRKTYGMCLLILFGLLPILMTKFAFAPVLVDMFKLTPSHTSYLMTYAGMLTIIAEGLLAPYLSSIGGDITCCKFSIPLTLIGFLSLSLCGANEYLVLIFMSIPLCGGALLYICGTSQMTKRVEESELGTAIGLNTSIFYAVTIVAPYFAFKSYIALGLGLYWLLCAIICFVITTYIFALDKLTLQIFNEDTDSLETMFSSVKVA; encoded by the exons ATGGACGTCACTTCCGCCCTGTTAGACAAAAGCGACAATGTCGCAGGCGACCCATCTGACCTTGTccagggggaaaagaagtttttcttctcatcaaTTG GCAAAGCTCATTTGATAAACGTTCTCTACGGGATTGGCTACACAATACAAATTGCCATGCTACCCTATATG CTGATCAGTTCCAAAGCCGGCATAGAACACAATGGATACCTCTTGacccttttttctctactCCAGTTTTTGGGTTCCATGTTTTTTGGCAGACTAGCTGATAT ATGGGGCGTGAAGAATTCCTTTTACTTGTCCCTTTGCTCCTCCAGCCTGATGTACCTTATG CTCCCGGCTTGCAGAGACACCTGGGCGTACTACGTGagtttccttccttccttcttcatgcAAGCTTTTCAAGCCTCCTCCCTGTTGGTGTGCCTCAAAACAGATAGCCAAAACAGGACCGCCGCCATCGGCTACCTCAATCTCAGTTACGGAATGGGAATAATCCTAGGAAGTCTCATCGCAGGCTTCATGGTAAATTTTGTGGGTTCTAGAGGCAACCTCCTTATCGCACTGGCCTCACAGATAGTAGCATTGTATGTAGCCAAAACATTGAATCAGGATCCAAAACTTTTAAGACCAGTCAACttaggagaaataaaaataaaggaaatgtTCAGTAGCATGCAGAAGgaatatatacgtatattaAATCTTTTTCGAAAAACCTATGGAATGTGTTTACTAATACTCTTTGGCTTACTTCCCATTTTAATGACAAAGTTCGCTTTTGCTCCTGTACTGGTGGATATGTTCAAGCTAACCCCATCACACACATCGTACCTGATGACTTATGCAGGAATGTTAACCATCATTGCAGAGGGCCTGCTGGCACCTTATTTAAGCTCCATTGGGGGGGATATAACTTGTTGCAAGTTTTCTATACCTTTAACTTTAATTGGATTTTTATCACTCTCTTTATGTGGGGCTAATGAATATCTCGTCCTTATATTCATGTCCATTCCTCTTTGTGGAGGAGCCTTGTTATACATATGTGGCACTAGTCAAATGACAAAGAGAGTAGAAGAATCCGAATTAGGAACTGCCATTGGGCTGAACACGTCCATTTTTTACGCTGTCACCATAGTAGCTCCATATTTTGCCTTCAAGTCGTACATCGCCTTGGGTTTAGGCCTCTACTG GTTACTCTGCGCCATCATCTGCTTCGTCATCACCACGTACATTTTCGCCCTGGACAAGTTAACACTACAAATTTTTAACGAAGACACTGACAGCCTGGAAACCATGTTTTCCAGCGTCAAGGTGgcttaa